The Isachenkonia alkalipeptolytica genomic sequence GACCACAGGCGATTAGTGAAAACATTAACATTAAAATAAGTACTGCAAGTCCCAGTTTTCTCATTTTGATCTTCCTCCTTTTTAAACTGCTTTTAATAAGCGTTGATATTGAAACTCCCGGTAAATTCCTTCATCATAATAAACCGGTTTCGTGTTTCCTTCTTTTATTGCTGCTACAAGCTCCTCCATCCTAGTGATGTTCTTCGGAAATTTTGTGGCATATTTCCCAACGCGGTCCAATCGGTGGGCGTCACTTCCTCCAAAAACAGGAATGTTTTTATATATCCCGGCATCGCAGGCTTTTAAATTTAGCTCTTCCGGAGTGCTTCCATTTAAACCTTCAATACCATCCAGGGCGATCTTGCTTCGAACCCCGTCCTCCATTCCCCGATTGTTTTTTCTGTAGGGATGAGCACTGATCATTACGCCACCTTCCTTATGTACGTATTGAAGCAGTTCGTGGGCATGAAGTTTTTTCTCCGGAAGCTTATCCACCCCAAATACCAGAATATCTCCTTCAAAGGTGAGAATTTCTGCCCCAACAAATACGGGAAATCCAGTTTTCTCAGACATTTCCTCCGCAAAGCTTCGTAGACCGTTGCTATCGTGATCCGTAATACAAACTCCATCCAGGCCCATGGCTTTGCTTTTTTCTATAATATCCCCCAGCTTCATAAAGCTGTCAAAGGAATAGGTTTGCTCGTGGATATGCATATCGATAATCATCCAAACACCTCCATGGTTTTCGCTCATCAACTGTACCTTTTCATTATATATTTCGGTATTCCTTAAGTAAAATAATAGATTTGAATGATTTCTAGGTTTCCTATGCTATAGTCCTATATTTGAATATAAGGAATCAAAGGGGACGTGAACCAAAGGAACCAAAGGGGACGGAGGTATTCGGTACATGATCTACCGAATACCTCCGTCCCCTTTGGTTCTCCTTTGGTTCACCGATTTATTAAAGCACGGTAACCCTTTCCAGATCATAGTTTTCATACACTTTCTTACTGACGATAAATTCCAGAATCTCCACCAGTTTATACACCTCTTCGTAAGTGTTATAAAGAGCCACCGGTGCAAGTCTCAGGACATTGGGCTCTCGGTAGTCGGGGATGACGTGATGATCCCTAAGGGCCAGGCTGATGCGGTAGGCCTCCTCGTGCTCTAAAGAAACATGACCTCCCCGGCGGTGTTCCTCTCTGGGGTTTCCGATAGCATAGCCGTACCGGGAGAGTTTTCGGTCAATCAAATACATCAGATACTCGGTAAGACGAAGGGATTTTTCCCGTATCCGGTCCATCCCCGCCTCGTTGAAAATGTTTAAAGCTCCTTCAAGGGGAGCCATGGCAAGAAGACTGTGGGTGCCAAGAAGAAATCCGTTTGCATCCTTGTCCTGGTGAAAATCATGGTTCATCAGAAACTGACTTTCATCCTTGCTGCCGAACCAGCCCTTCAGTCCTGCGGATTTTCCAAAGTGCTTTTTGTTGATATACAGTCCCGCCGTTGCCCCGGGTCCGCCGTTTAGGTATTTGTAGGAGCACCACACAGCAAAATCCAAACCCTCTTCAAATTGTTGATATATGTAAAAAACTTCCTTCGCTTTGTTTCCTAAATTGTAGCATCCCTGAAGCCATGGGTACATACAAGATGACAGCGGGACGGAGTTTTTGTCATCTCCTAAAATCCCATAAGTTCTTTGGTTTTCTCCGCTTCTTCTGTTGAGGTGAGCATTTCCAAGAGTTTAAATGCAACCCCCAGTGCCGTGGAGGGCCCCCGGGAGGTAATAATGTTTCCCTCGGTGACAATCGCCTCACTCCCGATTGTTGCACCAAAATCTTCCAACTGCTTTTGTCTTTTGCCCTGGGATAAATGATAGGTGGTGGCTTTTTTGCCCTTCAGTATACCGCTTTTCCCAAGAGGCAGGGCACCGGTACAAATGAAAGCTTTGAACCTCTCATGACTGAAGTCATAAGATTCTTGGGAACAGAGCATACTTGCAAGCGTATTTCTTTACTTACAGCGGTTTCTCTTCTTTACCAAGCTATCCCCGTAGTACCTACGGTTCTGGATACTATTTAAGCTTTCGCTTGTTTTCGTAGACCTTCGGTCAAAATATTTTTACTGGCATTGATATCCCGGTCATGATGGGCCTCACAAATAGGACAAGTCCATTCCCGGATACTCAGGGGTTTCTTGCCGTCCTTGTGGCCACAGGCTGAACAAATTTGACTCGACGGAAACCATGGGTCCACTTTGATGACTTCCCGACCATACCAGTCTGCTTTGTACTGTAACCGGTTCACAAAACCGGACCAGGATACGTCGGAAATGCTTTTTGCCAGTTTATGATTACGGAGCATCCCTTTCGTGTGCAAGTCTTCAATACAGATTATATCGTGGTTTTTGATAATTTCTGTACTCAGCTTGTTCAGAAAGTCGCTCCGTTGATTCATTACTTTTTCGTGCAACCGGGCAACCCTGCGTTTTTGTTTCCGGTAGTTTTTTGCATCCAAGAGATTGATTCCTTTCTCTTTAGCCTGCAACCCGCGTCTCGACAACTTACGCTGTTCCCGTTGTAATTTCTTTTCCATTTTAGACGTGAATTTATGGTTATCGATCTTTTGCCCGTCAGAAAGAATGGCAAAGTCCGTAATGCCAAGGTCCACTCCCATCGCGGAATTTGTCTTCGGTAGCGGCTGAATTTCTTCTTCGCAAAGGAGAGAAACAAAGTATTTACCGCCGGCATTTTTTCGGATGGTTGCATTTAATATCCGACCCTTAGGGGTTTGACTTTTCCGGAACTTCACAAGGCCTAACTTGGGTAATTTAATGGAGTTATGAACGATTCTGATACTGTTGTTCACATTTTTCGTTGTATAGCTTTGAACCGGGTTCTTTTTACTTTTAAACTGCGGTGGGTTATTTTGTTTTTTGAAAAATCGGGAAAAGGCATCGGAAAGATTTTTACAGAGGACTGAAGAGAAATGCTATCCACTTCTTGTAACCAAAGGGTCCCTTCATTCTTTTTCATTTGAGGAATCATTGCTGCGCAGGCATGATAGGTTAACCCTTTACCGGTTGCAGCATAGGCTTCATTCCACAAACGTAAAAAATGATTGTAGACAAACCGGGAACAGCCGATGGTTTTAGCAATTAAGATCTCCTGCTCCCGATTCGGATAGATTCGAAATTTATAGGCTTTGTGGCGTAGCACAACTTTCCCCTCATTTCTTTTTCTGACTTTTTATGTAACTACGGATCTGTTCTTCCGTATGCTCACTGACGGTCGCTACAAAGTAGCTGGGATTCCATAAGTGGCCACCCCAGAGGCGTTGTTTAAGTTCCGGATGTTTTTTAAACAGTAATCTGGCGGATACCCCTTTAAATGCTTTAACGATACTGGGAATAACATGCTGCGGTTTACAGTCGATCAGTAAATGAATATGATCTTTATCAGATTCCATTTCGATAATTTGAATCTCGTTATCCACAGCGATTTTCCGTAATAACGCTTTAACATCTGCATCAATTTATCCGCGTAAAATATCATGACGATATTTTACGCACCAAACTAAATGATACTGAATAGAATAGACGTATCCACGCCCGTAATGCATGGTAGCCATGGGAATCACCTCTATTTAATTATAACATATGTAAGTGCTGAATACTATCGCAAAGAGGCTGTTTAATGGTTCGATTAAACAACATATTACGGTTGCTATCCATCGCTACAGCGATGCCACAACCGAAGCCGATTCATCTACACGACTAAAGTCACGAGTATTCTCGGCTATTTGATAAACTTATTTTCCTCATTGAATTTTCCTATAATTTCTAAAAACCTTCATCATAGGCTTCCCGGTGAGTATCGATACAAGCCCGCATTCAGTCCCTCCACATTTTCCGCCAGCACATAAACTTCCATGGGATAAGTGGCACCGGCTGAAGGTGCTACCCGATAACCCCTCTCTTCCTCCGTAATGCCTTGGGCCGACCACAATAATGCCGCCAGCTCTTTTAAGGTCAATGCCTCCTCTGAATAGTCCCGAACCGACCTGCGCTGAGATAGACTATCCATCAACGGAACATTCAACTGATCTGCAAACTCCTCTTTCGAGGGAAGGACCAAGGGTTCTTCCTCTTCTACTGAATTTCCGGGTTCTTCCCCGGTTTCTTGATTTTCTTCGCAGCCGGTAGTGATAACTCCCACTAATAGAATCGCCGCCATCGGGAGAATTGCAAAACGCCGTTTATCAGGATATTCCCAAAACATAAAGCCAACACCTCCCATTCTCTTCCGTAGAATAAGCAAACAGGTGAGTTTCTCCTTTATAGTGATGCATCCTCGCTGTTACTAAGCTTCCATTGGCTTTCACAAAATAAACTTTCCTTGTGAGCTGATGCATATTTTAAAGAAAAGATGACAAAAACTCCGTCCCGCTGTCATCTCGCTGTCATCTTTTGGAGACCGACAGCCATCCCCGGTAGAAAGAGACGCCCAGGATAACTGCGAAAAACAGACTTAGGGTTCCGTCACCCAGGTCCGTAGCGGTGATGAGAGCAACATACATCCCCAGGTAGAATATGTAACTAAGAAAAACGTAGCTGCTTTCCATGATCTCACCCAGGTCGTCTCGAATTCCTTGGTCTTTTCGAAGCCTTCCCCCGTAAAAGATGCCCAGGCCCAGGCCTAGCAGTAGTAAAACCCCTCGGAATGAATTCATTTGCAGGGCTGCTTCCGGTACCGGGATAGAATAGCTGATGACTCCCCAAACACTGAGGATCACACCCACCCCAATAAAGGTTTTCAACGTCTTATGCTTCGGAAACCTAGTATACCCCATAACCATGGCTGCGGTGAAAATCAGCCCGTAGATCCCATTTTTCTGTCCCATCATTACATAGATCCCCAAGCCCGTCAGTCCTAAGAGATCCACCAAGGTGATGGTTTTTCCCGTGATTTTCGTGATTCCCCTTAGCAGAAGCACCGTCCAAAAGACCAGTCCCAAATTGATCTCCATCGTCTCCATAGTCCTTATCGTTCCCACAGTCATTACAAGATACGCCGCTGCTGCAACAAAGGCGGAGGTATCGTGTAGGGGATCAATTTCCCGGGCCAGGGCCCAGGTCAGAAAAAATCCTGCGGAAAATACCAAAGAGGCTCCCCAGTCCATGGTAAAAATCCCCATGGCGACCAGCAGGGTTAGGGTCATTATAAGAATTATAAGATTTGTTTTATAAGTCGGATCTATTTTTCTTCCTAATGTAAAATACGTCATAACCATGCCTCATTTCTTAAATTTATATTCCATCGGCAGACATTCTTTATCCTCTGCATAAATAAAATAGCAAAACTTTCAGTTGCTTATCCAATATTCTTCTAAAAATCCCACCAGGGGGTGATGGTAAGGTCCAGCTCCTCTAGATCCACGGTCTCCCCGATTTGGGGGGCGATAATGGAAACTCCCTGTTTTTCCGCTTCCTCAATCCCTCTTTCCACAGGTTCCGACCAGCCGTGAAGAGCCAGGGAAAAGGCTCCCCAGTGCATTAGCATCATCACATCCCCCTTTGCATCCATATTAGCCTGTACCGATTCCTCGGGGAACATGTGGGCGTCGGGCCAGCGCTCATCGTATTGTCCCCCTTCCATTAAGGTCAGGTCAAAGGGACCGTAGGTCTCTCCGATCTCTATAAAGTGGTCCCCATAACCGGTGTCTCCGCTGACATACAGATTCGTGTTCTCGCCGGAAATCACAAAACCG encodes the following:
- a CDS encoding kynureninase/PvdN C-terminal domain-containing protein — its product is MDFAVWCSYKYLNGGPGATAGLYINKKHFGKSAGLKGWFGSKDESQFLMNHDFHQDKDANGFLLGTHSLLAMAPLEGALNIFNEAGMDRIREKSLRLTEYLMYLIDRKLSRYGYAIGNPREEHRRGGHVSLEHEEAYRISLALRDHHVIPDYREPNVLRLAPVALYNTYEEVYKLVEILEFIVSKKVYENYDLERVTVL
- a CDS encoding DJ-1/PfpI family protein; its protein translation is MLCSQESYDFSHERFKAFICTGALPLGKSGILKGKKATTYHLSQGKRQKQLEDFGATIGSEAIVTEGNIITSRGPSTALGVAFKLLEMLTSTEEAEKTKELMGF
- a CDS encoding PHP-associated domain-containing protein: MIIDMHIHEQTYSFDSFMKLGDIIEKSKAMGLDGVCITDHDSNGLRSFAEEMSEKTGFPVFVGAEILTFEGDILVFGVDKLPEKKLHAHELLQYVHKEGGVMISAHPYRKNNRGMEDGVRSKIALDGIEGLNGSTPEELNLKACDAGIYKNIPVFGGSDAHRLDRVGKYATKFPKNITRMEELVAAIKEGNTKPVYYDEGIYREFQYQRLLKAV
- a CDS encoding SagB/ThcOx family dehydrogenase: MFWEYPDKRRFAILPMAAILLVGVITTGCEENQETGEEPGNSVEEEEPLVLPSKEEFADQLNVPLMDSLSQRRSVRDYSEEALTLKELAALLWSAQGITEEERGYRVAPSAGATYPMEVYVLAENVEGLNAGLYRYSPGSL
- a CDS encoding helix-turn-helix domain-containing protein is translated as MLRHKAYKFRIYPNREQEILIAKTIGCSRFVYNHFLRLWNEAYAATGKGLTYHACAAMIPQMKKNEGTLWLQEVDSISLQSSVKIFPMPFPDFSKNKITHRSLKVKRTRFKAIQRKM